One Paroedura picta isolate Pp20150507F chromosome 3, Ppicta_v3.0, whole genome shotgun sequence genomic window carries:
- the RRP9 gene encoding U3 small nucleolar RNA-interacting protein 2, with translation MAAGAMNRKKQRREVSAAAAGGAGRKRRKLPVAEEKSWQKSGSKLNEEISSDSEPDSPAKKKNNEAEEEIDETPQEKKLRLAKLYLEQLRQQEEEKAEEEALERDLVAGRLKEDVLEQKGKLQRQIAKSLQFPDRADIQVLRGHRLPITCLVISPDDKYVFSAAKECSIIKWDVASGKKLHVIHRGKKVTEKSPGHTAHILAMAISSDGKYLATGDKNKLIMIWEATTCQHLYKFTGHRDAVSGLSFRKGTHQLYSASHDRSVKVWNVAENAYVETLFGHQDVITGLDSLSRECCVTSGGRDGTVRVWKIPEESQLVFYGHRGSIDCLQLINEEHMVSGADDGSVALWGLSKKKPSTTVKQAHGFQGASGLEQPYWITSVAALLNSDIVATGSHNASVKLWKCGEGFRKLEPLFDIPLVGFVNSLKFSNTGNFLVAGIGQEHRLGRWWRIKEAKNSICIIPLKKTAAGSTEILVEDS, from the exons atggCGGCTGGGGCCATGAACAGGAAAAAGCAAAGGCGAGAGGTTTCCGCGGCAGCGGCCGGAGGGGCCGGACGCAAGAGGCGAAAA CTTCCCGTAGCAGAGGAGAAATCCTGGCAGAAATCTGGCTCCAAGCTCAATGAGGAGATCTCCAGTGACTCTGAGCCAGATAG CCctgcaaagaaaaagaacaatGAAGCCGAAGAGGAGATCGACGAGACACCACAGGAGAAGAAGTTGAGATTAGCAAAATTATACCTAGAGCAGCTTCGACAGCAAG AAGAGGAgaaggcagaagaagaggccttggAACGGGACCTGGTTGCTGGCCGCCTGAAGGAAGATGTG cTTGAACAGAAAGGGAAATTACAGCGACAAATTGCCAAAAGT ttgcaatttccagacaGAGCTGACATCCAGGTTCTACGAGGACACCGACTGCCCATCACTTGCCTAGTCATATCCCCGGATGATAAATATGTATTTTCTGCTGCCAAAGAGTGCTCCATCATCAAGT GGGATGTGGCGAGTGGGAAGAAGCTGCATGTGATCCACAGAGGGAAGAAGGTGACAGAGAAAAGTCCTGGCCATACAGCACACATCCTGGCCATGGCTATCTCCTCGGATGGTAAATACCTG GCTACAGGGGATAAGAACAAGCTAATTATGATCTGGGAAGCTACTACCTGCCAGCACCTTTATAAGTTCACTGGTCATCGTGATGCTGTGTCG GGCCTGTCTTTCCGAAAAGGCACACACCAGCTGTATAGTGCATCCCATGATCGATCGGTCAAAGTGTGGAATGTGGCAGAGAACGCCTACGTGGAAACCTT GTTTGGCCATCAGGATGTAATTACGGGACTGGACAGCCTGAGCCGGGAGTGCTGTGTCACATCAGGGGGGAGGGACGGCACTGTCAGGGTCTGGAAGATTCCTGAAGAATCCCAGCTTGTCTTCTATGGGCACCG GGGTTCTATTGACTGTCTCCAGCTGATCAATGAAGAGCATATGGTGTCTGGGGCAGATGATGG GTCAGTAGCCCTCTGGGGTCTGTCAAAAAAGAAACCATCAACCACAGTGAAGCAGGCCCATGGTTTCCAAGGTGCATCAGGCCTGGAACAGCCCTATTGGATCACTTCGGTTGCTGCCTTGCTGAACAGTGACATTGTAGCTACAG GTTCTCACAATGCCAGTGTGAAATTGTGGAAGTGTGGAGAGGGATTCCGGAAGTTGGAACCACTTTTTGATATTCCCCTG gTTGGCTTTGTTAATAGTCTGAAATTCTCAAACACTGGAAATTTTCTAGTAGCTGGGATAGGACAAGAACACAG ATTAGGTCGTTGGTGGAGGATCAAAGAGGCCAAGAATAGCATCTGCATTATCCCACTCAAGAAAACAGCAGCAGGCAGCACAGAGATACTTGTGGAAGATTCCTAA